One genomic window of Candidatus Pseudobacter hemicellulosilyticus includes the following:
- a CDS encoding helix-turn-helix domain-containing protein, whose product MEPLRNRKFPDPQGCTANLRAVGDALYAIGGKWKLRIIVALTTGNKRFNELQRVVEGISARVLSNELKELELNGFIERRVDTGYPVVVEYALTAYAETLGDVLHALAEWGHMHGQKVRKKVVCPEELEAAAFGSSQKALPTPVIGQHASQ is encoded by the coding sequence ATGGAACCACTGCGCAACCGGAAATTTCCCGATCCACAGGGCTGCACCGCCAACCTGCGGGCCGTGGGCGACGCCCTTTATGCCATCGGCGGCAAATGGAAACTGCGGATCATTGTGGCGCTGACCACCGGTAATAAGCGGTTCAACGAGCTGCAACGGGTAGTAGAGGGGATCTCGGCCAGGGTATTGTCCAACGAGCTGAAGGAGCTGGAACTGAACGGGTTCATTGAAAGACGGGTGGATACGGGCTACCCGGTAGTGGTGGAATACGCGCTGACCGCCTATGCCGAAACCCTGGGCGATGTACTCCATGCCCTGGCGGAATGGGGTCATATGCATGGCCAGAAGGTGAGGAAAAAAGTGGTATGCCCGGAGGAGCTGGAAGCGGCAGCTTTTGGTTCGTCCCAAAAAGCTCTTCCAACGCCTGTAATCGGACAACATGCCAGTCAATAG
- a CDS encoding helix-turn-helix domain-containing protein — translation MKKVLDKPTKADQQFAKETISELEKRAKPKKSTSHVYISFQTKGNEESLEVPEYVIHYLRLLLDNMAAGKAVQVSPIETELSTQEAADMLGVSRPFLVKLLEQGKIPFKKIGTHRRIDLKDLQIYERKQKAIRDKQLQFLARQGQDLQLGYDL, via the coding sequence ATGAAAAAAGTACTCGATAAACCAACGAAGGCGGATCAGCAATTTGCTAAAGAAACTATCAGTGAACTGGAGAAAAGGGCAAAGCCGAAGAAATCCACCTCTCATGTATATATTTCTTTTCAAACCAAGGGAAATGAAGAGTCACTGGAAGTCCCGGAATATGTAATTCATTACCTCAGGCTGCTGCTGGATAACATGGCAGCAGGAAAAGCAGTACAGGTGTCACCCATTGAAACTGAACTGAGTACCCAGGAGGCGGCTGATATGCTGGGGGTATCCCGTCCTTTCCTGGTAAAACTGCTGGAACAAGGGAAAATTCCATTTAAAAAAATAGGCACACACAGGCGGATTGACCTGAAAGACCTTCAAATTTATGAACGAAAACAAAAAGCTATCAGGGATAAGCAGCTGCAGTTCCTGGCCCGGCAGGGGCAGGATCTGCAGTTAGGATATGATCTATGA
- a CDS encoding M1 family metallopeptidase has product MIHFRQLPLRFLTLPLLTSLSLFCTLPSCIAQPKNGPRTFTRQDTLRGSITPERAWWDVEHYAISVTPDITNKTISGANTLQFRVTAPGRTMQIDLQEPMQLLAAEYKGQSLPLKRDGNIYLLQFPQELSTGSRHSLLLRYSGKPREAVNPPWDGGWIWRTDKQGSPWMSVACQHLGASVWYPCKDHQSDEPDSGATLSITVPDTLVAVGNGRLSQQVTNGNGTTTWTWTVRNPINNYNIIPYIGKYVHWGEVYPGEKGPLDCNYWVLDYNLEKARHQFTQATSMLRCFEEWFGPYPFYEDGYKLVESPHLGMEHQSAVAYGNRFEDGYLGRDLSGSGWGKKWDFIIVHESGHEWFANNITTRDIADMWVHEGFTNYSETIYTTCLFGTEAGNDYCIGNRKNVQNDKPIIGPYGVNEEGSGDMYDKAGNMIHTIRQLIDNDSSFKQLLRGLNRDFYHQTVTGKQVEAYIIKATGLDLQKVFDQYLRTVQIPTLEYRSSKGSIEFRWTSCVEGFNMPVKVTLGEGHTQWLKPSTNWTSLKLADWHNGKTFTANRNFYIQTKKVS; this is encoded by the coding sequence GTGATCCATTTCCGGCAACTGCCTCTCCGTTTCCTGACATTGCCCCTGCTGACCAGTCTCAGCCTGTTCTGCACCCTGCCTTCCTGCATCGCCCAACCGAAGAACGGCCCCAGGACCTTCACCCGGCAGGATACTTTACGGGGCAGCATTACACCGGAAAGGGCCTGGTGGGATGTGGAGCATTATGCCATCAGCGTTACACCGGATATTACCAATAAAACCATCAGCGGCGCCAATACCCTTCAGTTCCGCGTTACAGCGCCAGGCCGCACAATGCAGATAGACCTGCAGGAACCCATGCAACTGCTGGCCGCCGAATATAAGGGTCAATCGCTGCCACTGAAAAGGGATGGCAATATCTACCTGCTGCAGTTCCCCCAGGAGCTGAGCACCGGCAGCCGACACAGCCTGCTGCTGCGCTACAGCGGCAAACCCCGCGAAGCAGTGAACCCGCCCTGGGATGGCGGCTGGATCTGGCGGACCGACAAACAGGGCAGCCCCTGGATGAGCGTGGCCTGCCAGCACCTGGGCGCCAGCGTCTGGTATCCCTGCAAGGACCACCAGAGCGATGAGCCCGATAGCGGTGCAACCCTGTCTATCACCGTTCCCGATACCCTGGTGGCCGTAGGCAATGGCCGCCTCAGCCAGCAGGTCACCAATGGCAACGGCACTACCACCTGGACCTGGACCGTGCGCAATCCCATCAACAATTACAATATCATTCCCTATATCGGCAAGTATGTGCATTGGGGCGAAGTATATCCCGGCGAGAAAGGCCCGCTGGACTGCAATTACTGGGTACTGGACTACAACCTGGAGAAAGCCAGGCACCAGTTCACGCAGGCCACTTCCATGCTGCGCTGCTTTGAAGAATGGTTCGGCCCCTACCCTTTTTATGAAGACGGGTACAAGCTGGTGGAATCACCACACCTGGGCATGGAACACCAGAGCGCTGTGGCCTATGGCAACCGCTTTGAGGACGGCTACCTGGGCCGCGACCTGTCAGGATCAGGCTGGGGTAAGAAATGGGATTTCATCATCGTCCATGAAAGCGGCCACGAATGGTTCGCCAATAATATCACTACCAGAGATATTGCCGATATGTGGGTGCATGAAGGCTTCACCAATTATTCGGAGACCATCTACACTACCTGCCTGTTTGGTACAGAAGCGGGGAACGATTACTGCATCGGCAACCGTAAGAATGTACAGAACGACAAACCCATCATCGGGCCTTATGGCGTGAACGAGGAAGGAAGCGGGGATATGTATGATAAGGCCGGCAATATGATCCATACCATCCGGCAGCTGATTGATAACGACAGCAGCTTTAAGCAATTGCTGCGGGGCCTGAACCGCGATTTCTATCACCAGACAGTGACTGGCAAACAGGTGGAAGCATATATCATTAAGGCCACTGGCCTGGACCTGCAAAAAGTGTTTGACCAGTACCTGCGTACGGTGCAGATCCCCACGCTGGAATACAGGAGCAGCAAGGGCAGTATTGAATTCCGCTGGACCAGTTGCGTGGAAGGCTTCAATATGCCTGTGAAGGTAACCCTCGGAGAGGGACACACGCAATGGCTGAAACCTTCCACCAACTGGACATCGTTAAAACTGGCCGACTGGCACAACGGAAAAACCTTTACGGCCAACCGTAATTTTTATATTCAGACAAAAAAGGTCAGTTAG
- a CDS encoding NlpC/P60 family protein, with protein sequence MMSKTVKNIVWGSFVLLATTSCSTLKRSGSPASTAAAGSAHHKQHSPKFIENISIKSGDFSTSHADGSNTPVLISSGGEMLVTPLSFKYAILLDVPVEEVSNQRMYDFIESWYGIPYRYGGSTRDGIDCSAFAQTFMSSNYNVSVPRTSASQYTDSRRVGKTELQEGDLVFFHTSGRRKTVSHVGIYLRNNKFVHASTSLGVIINDLRDSYYAARYVGAGRVR encoded by the coding sequence ATGATGTCCAAAACTGTGAAGAATATTGTGTGGGGGAGTTTTGTGCTGCTGGCAACTACCAGCTGCAGTACCCTGAAGCGTTCTGGTTCCCCCGCCAGTACAGCTGCCGCCGGCAGCGCCCACCATAAGCAGCATTCGCCTAAATTCATTGAGAATATCTCAATCAAAAGCGGCGATTTTTCCACCAGCCATGCTGATGGGAGCAATACGCCTGTACTCATCAGCAGCGGCGGCGAGATGCTGGTGACCCCGCTTTCCTTCAAATACGCCATCCTGCTGGATGTGCCGGTGGAAGAGGTCAGCAACCAGCGGATGTATGATTTCATTGAAAGCTGGTATGGCATCCCTTACCGCTATGGTGGCTCTACCCGGGATGGGATTGACTGCTCCGCCTTTGCCCAGACCTTTATGTCTTCTAATTACAATGTTTCGGTGCCCCGCACTTCCGCGTCCCAGTATACGGATAGCCGGCGGGTGGGGAAAACGGAACTCCAGGAGGGTGATCTGGTCTTTTTCCATACCTCCGGCCGGCGCAAGACCGTCTCCCATGTGGGTATCTATCTCCGTAACAACAAGTTTGTACATGCTTCCACTTCCCTGGGGGTGATCATCAATGATCTCCGGGACAGCTATTATGCTGCCAGGTATGTAGGTGCGGGAAGGGTTCGGTAG
- a CDS encoding ABC transporter substrate-binding protein has product MQYSAVRWCSFLLMLAIIAGCGRHASSKRPVFRYNESSGIATLDPAFAKNQSVIWPVHQLYNTLVETDQQLRIVPSLAYSWDVSADRKTYTFHLRSGIFFHDNEAFPGGKGRSLTAEDVVYSFRRLVSPATASSGAWIFNDRVDPATGFIALDDSTFQLQLIRPFTPVLGLLSMQYCSILPREVVERYGPDFRSHPCGTGPFAFRSWEEGQALILRRNERYWEKDSLGRQLPLLDGVKISFYDSKATEFLLFRQGELDFVNDIDPSFKDEVLTKKGILRKDWEGKNVLAKHPYLNTEYLGILVDSNNALLRQSPLRLKAIRQAINYGFDRRKMMMYLRNSIGIPAESGFIPAGFPSFDTAAVKGYHYDPLKTAALLASAGYPHGRGLPAIKLLTVPIYADLASFIARQLQETGIRVQVEVVQKSLLLEQTAKSQALFFRGSWIADYPEAENYLSVFYGRNPAPPNYTRYNNPVFNKLYEQALLVENDSLRYQLYQQMDQLVINEAPVVPLWYDEVIHLVQLRVKGFQPNGLNLLELRRAEVVGN; this is encoded by the coding sequence ATGCAATATTCAGCAGTTCGTTGGTGCTCTTTTTTACTGATGCTGGCAATCATTGCCGGATGTGGTCGTCATGCCAGCAGCAAGCGGCCCGTATTCCGGTACAATGAATCATCGGGCATTGCCACCCTGGATCCGGCCTTTGCCAAGAACCAGTCTGTCATCTGGCCGGTACACCAGCTCTACAATACCCTGGTGGAAACAGACCAGCAGCTCCGCATTGTCCCCTCCCTGGCCTATAGCTGGGATGTTTCGGCAGATAGGAAGACCTATACTTTCCACCTGCGGTCCGGCATATTCTTCCACGATAATGAGGCGTTCCCCGGCGGCAAAGGCCGGTCGCTCACAGCGGAAGATGTGGTGTATAGTTTCCGGCGACTGGTATCACCCGCCACCGCCAGCAGCGGCGCCTGGATCTTCAACGATCGCGTAGATCCCGCCACCGGTTTCATTGCGCTGGACGATTCCACTTTCCAGCTGCAGCTGATCCGCCCTTTCACGCCTGTCCTCGGCCTGCTGAGCATGCAGTACTGCAGCATTCTGCCCCGCGAAGTGGTGGAGCGCTATGGTCCTGATTTCCGCAGTCATCCCTGCGGCACCGGGCCCTTCGCCTTCCGCTCCTGGGAAGAAGGGCAGGCCCTGATCCTCCGCAGGAACGAGCGGTACTGGGAAAAGGACAGCCTGGGCCGCCAGCTGCCCCTGCTGGATGGCGTCAAGATCAGTTTTTACGACAGCAAAGCCACCGAGTTCTTACTGTTCCGCCAGGGCGAGCTGGATTTTGTCAATGATATTGATCCCAGCTTTAAAGATGAAGTGCTGACCAAGAAAGGCATCCTGCGCAAGGACTGGGAAGGAAAGAACGTGCTGGCCAAACATCCTTACCTCAACACGGAATACCTCGGCATACTGGTAGACAGCAATAATGCCCTGCTGCGCCAGAGCCCACTCCGCCTCAAAGCTATCCGGCAGGCCATCAACTATGGTTTTGATCGTCGCAAGATGATGATGTACCTGCGCAATTCCATCGGTATCCCGGCGGAGAGCGGTTTTATACCGGCGGGCTTTCCTTCCTTTGACACTGCGGCCGTGAAGGGCTATCACTATGATCCTTTGAAGACCGCGGCCCTGCTGGCTTCCGCCGGTTATCCGCATGGCCGGGGGCTGCCAGCTATCAAACTGCTGACCGTTCCTATCTATGCCGACCTGGCCAGTTTTATTGCCCGGCAGCTGCAGGAAACGGGCATCCGGGTGCAGGTGGAAGTGGTACAGAAAAGCCTGTTGCTGGAGCAGACGGCCAAATCGCAGGCGTTGTTCTTCCGTGGCAGCTGGATAGCCGATTACCCGGAAGCCGAAAATTATCTAAGCGTTTTCTACGGCCGCAATCCTGCGCCGCCGAATTACACCCGGTATAACAATCCTGTCTTTAATAAACTCTACGAACAGGCGCTCCTGGTAGAGAACGATTCCCTGCGTTATCAGCTTTACCAGCAGATGGACCAGCTGGTCATCAATGAGGCGCCCGTGGTGCCGTTATGGTACGATGAAGTGATCCACCTGGTGCAGCTGCGGGTGAAAGGCTTTCAGCCCAATGGGCTGAATTTGCTGGAGCTGAGAAGGGCGGAGGTGGTTGGCAATTGA
- a CDS encoding NAD(P)H-dependent oxidoreductase: MYKLKVISSTVRPGRKGPLVAQWIAEQANATGDFDAEVLDLGEIKLPVFDEAVHPLMRQYEQPHTKEWAARIDEADAFVFVTAEYNYSYPASLRNALEYLHHEWGYKAAGLVSYSMGPFGGVRAINNLKMDLVTLKIMPLAEFVPIPSLGNLLTEEGAFQSSELVDKSVAAMLKQLARWTKGMKSIREDAA; the protein is encoded by the coding sequence ATGTATAAACTGAAAGTGATCTCTTCTACCGTAAGACCCGGTAGGAAAGGGCCTCTTGTTGCCCAATGGATAGCAGAACAGGCAAACGCCACCGGCGATTTTGACGCAGAAGTGCTGGACCTCGGTGAGATCAAACTGCCCGTTTTTGATGAAGCTGTTCACCCGCTCATGAGACAATATGAGCAGCCGCATACCAAAGAGTGGGCTGCCAGGATTGACGAAGCGGATGCTTTTGTCTTTGTGACGGCTGAATACAATTACAGCTACCCGGCTTCCCTGCGCAATGCGCTGGAATACCTGCACCATGAATGGGGCTATAAAGCCGCCGGCCTGGTGAGCTATTCCATGGGGCCTTTTGGTGGCGTCCGTGCTATCAACAACCTGAAGATGGACCTGGTGACGCTGAAAATTATGCCGCTGGCAGAATTTGTGCCTATCCCTTCCCTGGGTAATCTGCTCACAGAAGAGGGCGCATTCCAGTCCAGCGAGCTGGTGGATAAATCCGTAGCCGCTATGCTGAAGCAGCTGGCCCGTTGGACCAAAGGCATGAAGTCGATCCGTGAGGATGCCGCCTAA
- a CDS encoding Fic family protein, with translation MKLSTYKAGKFSTQYGFKSFVPNPLNKEWLIDDAEINILLEEANYQLGQLNAFSTFIPDVDVFMRMHIVKEATQSSRIEGTRTNIDEAILDASDVLPESKDDWQEVQNYISAINYSITRLESLPLSSRLIREAHKILLQGVRGKNKLPGEFRTSQNWIGGATISDAAFIPPPHSLVPELIADLEKFLNNTHINVPHLIRIGMAHYQFEAIHPFLDGNGRMGRLLITLYLVHHKLLNSPTLYISDFIEKNRNVYYDNLINVSERDNIKRWLRFFLAGIIETSKTAIDTLNKIIALRERLEKETIAHLGKRIAIAKTLLKYLYSKPVITVADVMKNMEVTKPTANTLINIFSDLGILREQTGFKRNRIFVFTEYLDLFKR, from the coding sequence GTGAAATTATCAACCTACAAGGCTGGAAAGTTCAGCACCCAATACGGGTTTAAGTCATTTGTTCCTAATCCTTTAAATAAGGAATGGTTAATTGATGACGCGGAGATCAATATATTGCTGGAGGAAGCTAATTACCAATTAGGTCAATTAAATGCCTTCTCCACTTTTATACCGGATGTCGACGTTTTTATGCGGATGCATATTGTGAAAGAAGCCACACAATCCAGCCGTATTGAAGGAACCCGAACCAATATCGACGAGGCAATACTCGATGCAAGTGATGTATTGCCGGAAAGCAAAGATGACTGGCAGGAAGTGCAAAATTATATCAGTGCAATAAACTATTCCATCACCCGTCTGGAGAGCCTGCCACTTTCTTCCCGACTGATCAGGGAAGCACATAAGATCCTGCTTCAGGGAGTAAGAGGAAAAAACAAATTACCAGGTGAATTCAGAACAAGCCAGAATTGGATTGGAGGAGCTACTATCAGTGATGCAGCTTTTATACCACCTCCCCATAGTCTCGTTCCGGAATTAATTGCAGACCTGGAAAAATTCCTTAATAACACCCATATCAATGTACCTCATCTGATCAGAATCGGCATGGCACATTATCAATTTGAAGCGATCCATCCTTTTTTAGATGGCAATGGCAGGATGGGACGATTACTAATTACCTTATACCTGGTGCACCATAAATTGCTCAATAGTCCTACATTGTATATTTCTGATTTTATTGAAAAGAACAGAAACGTCTATTACGATAATCTTATTAATGTTTCAGAACGTGACAATATTAAACGCTGGCTACGTTTTTTTCTGGCAGGCATCATTGAAACGTCAAAAACAGCTATTGATACATTAAACAAGATTATTGCACTGCGCGAAAGGCTCGAAAAGGAAACAATTGCACATCTTGGCAAGAGAATAGCCATTGCCAAAACACTGCTCAAATACTTGTATAGTAAACCTGTGATCACCGTTGCAGATGTTATGAAAAATATGGAAGTAACAAAACCTACAGCCAATACCCTTATTAATATTTTTAGTGATCTTGGTATACTTCGGGAACAAACAGGCTTTAAAAGGAACAGGATTTTTGTATTTACCGAATACCTGGATCTTTTCAAAAGATAG
- a CDS encoding SDR family oxidoreductase — protein MEKILITGATGPLGKAVTERLIALQGPAALSVLARDPAKAADLQAKGVTVLQADYNDYNSLLQAFTGISKLYFVSGNDIAHRIPQHENVVKAATEAGVGHIHYTSFQRRTEDGSSPIAFLAAAHLHTEQLIRASGITYTILKHSLYADFLPMFLGNQVITTGQLFFPAGEGKGAFAVRQDMAEAGAAVLASSGHENKAYEICGSHAYSFAEVAEILSELAGKKIVYTAAEPAAYAELLTKAGAPEMAIQAGVGFGQAIAQGEFDFPDDTMERLLGRPAFSLREILKNAYIR, from the coding sequence ATGGAAAAGATCCTGATCACCGGGGCCACAGGTCCCTTAGGAAAGGCAGTTACGGAAAGACTGATCGCGTTACAGGGACCGGCTGCCTTATCCGTCCTGGCCCGGGACCCGGCCAAAGCCGCCGACCTCCAGGCCAAAGGCGTTACCGTCCTCCAGGCCGACTACAATGACTACAATTCCCTGCTGCAGGCCTTTACCGGCATCAGCAAACTCTATTTTGTATCCGGCAATGATATCGCCCATCGTATCCCCCAGCATGAGAACGTAGTGAAAGCCGCTACGGAAGCCGGTGTGGGCCATATACACTATACCAGCTTTCAGCGCAGGACTGAAGATGGTTCGTCCCCAATAGCCTTTCTGGCCGCGGCGCACCTCCACACGGAGCAGCTGATCCGGGCATCCGGCATTACCTATACTATCCTCAAACATAGCCTGTACGCAGATTTCCTGCCTATGTTCCTGGGCAACCAGGTAATCACAACAGGGCAATTGTTTTTCCCTGCGGGCGAAGGCAAAGGTGCTTTTGCTGTACGCCAGGACATGGCGGAGGCAGGCGCCGCCGTACTGGCCAGCAGCGGCCATGAGAACAAAGCCTACGAGATCTGCGGCAGCCATGCTTACTCTTTTGCCGAAGTAGCGGAGATCCTTTCTGAGCTTGCTGGTAAAAAGATCGTTTATACCGCTGCTGAACCTGCCGCCTATGCGGAATTGCTGACCAAAGCAGGCGCTCCGGAAATGGCGATACAGGCAGGCGTTGGTTTTGGACAGGCCATTGCCCAGGGTGAATTTGATTTCCCGGATGATACAATGGAAAGATTGCTGGGCCGACCAGCCTTTTCTCTTCGTGAGATCCTTAAAAACGCATATATACGCTGA